One genomic window of Actinoplanes lobatus includes the following:
- a CDS encoding fumarate hydratase, with translation MSRGADFSYSPLLPTGADMTEYRLVTDEGVDVVEGPGGRRFLTVDPAALTQLTAEAMHDIAHYLRPAHLAQLRSIIDDPKASPNDRFVALDLLRNANIAAGGVLPMCQDTGTAIVMGKRGRHVLTDGTDEAAIALGVYQAYTRLNLRYSQLAPITMWDEKNTGTNLPAQIELYAEDPGGQPDAYKFLFMAKGGGSANKSYLYQETKALLNPQRMMQFLDEKLRLIGTSACPPYHLAVVVGGTSAEHALKTAKLASAKYLDNLPTSGTMLAHGFRDLELEAAVLELTRDFGIGAQFGGRYFCHDVRVIRLPRHGASCPVAIAVSCSADRQAVAKITPSGVWLERLETDPARYLPDVDLDESPVVNIDLNRPMAEIRAELSKYPVKTRLSLTGPLVVARDIAHAKIAERLDAGQPMPDYLRDHAVYYAGPAKTPEGYASGSFGPTTAGRMDSYVEKFQAAGGSMVMLAKGNRSKQVTDACQAHGGFYLGSIGGPAARLAQDCIRHVEVLEFPELGMEAVWKIEVEDFPAFIVVDDKGNDFFEAVTKPVLGIGRR, from the coding sequence ATGAGCAGAGGCGCCGATTTCAGCTACTCGCCGCTCCTCCCGACCGGTGCGGACATGACCGAGTACCGCCTGGTCACCGACGAGGGCGTGGATGTCGTCGAGGGTCCGGGCGGCCGACGGTTCCTGACCGTCGATCCGGCGGCGCTCACCCAGCTCACCGCGGAGGCGATGCACGACATCGCGCACTACCTGCGGCCCGCCCACCTGGCCCAGCTGCGCTCGATCATCGACGACCCGAAGGCGTCGCCGAACGACCGGTTCGTCGCGCTGGACCTGCTGCGCAACGCGAACATCGCGGCCGGCGGGGTGCTGCCGATGTGCCAGGACACCGGCACCGCGATCGTGATGGGCAAGCGCGGCCGGCACGTGCTCACCGACGGCACCGACGAGGCGGCCATCGCCCTCGGCGTCTACCAGGCCTACACCCGGCTCAACCTGCGGTACTCGCAGCTCGCCCCGATCACCATGTGGGACGAGAAGAACACCGGGACCAACCTGCCGGCCCAGATCGAGCTGTACGCCGAGGACCCGGGTGGCCAGCCGGACGCGTACAAGTTCCTGTTCATGGCCAAGGGCGGCGGCTCGGCCAACAAGTCGTACCTGTACCAGGAGACGAAGGCGCTGCTGAACCCGCAGCGGATGATGCAGTTCCTGGACGAGAAGCTGCGCCTCATCGGGACGTCGGCGTGCCCGCCGTACCACCTGGCCGTGGTCGTCGGCGGCACCAGCGCCGAGCACGCGCTGAAGACCGCGAAGCTGGCCTCCGCGAAGTACCTGGACAACCTGCCCACCTCGGGCACCATGCTGGCGCACGGCTTCCGTGACCTGGAGCTGGAGGCCGCGGTCCTGGAGCTGACCCGGGACTTCGGCATCGGCGCACAGTTCGGCGGACGGTACTTCTGCCACGACGTCCGGGTGATCCGCCTGCCCCGGCACGGCGCGTCCTGCCCGGTCGCGATCGCGGTCTCCTGCTCGGCGGACCGGCAGGCGGTCGCCAAGATCACCCCGTCCGGCGTGTGGCTGGAGCGGCTGGAGACCGACCCGGCCCGCTACCTGCCCGACGTCGACCTGGACGAGTCGCCCGTCGTCAACATCGACCTGAACAGGCCGATGGCCGAGATCCGCGCGGAGCTGAGCAAGTACCCGGTGAAGACCCGGCTGTCGCTGACCGGCCCGCTGGTGGTGGCCCGGGACATCGCGCACGCCAAGATCGCCGAGCGGCTCGACGCCGGCCAGCCGATGCCGGACTACCTGCGCGACCACGCGGTCTACTACGCCGGCCCGGCCAAGACCCCCGAGGGGTACGCCTCCGGCTCCTTCGGGCCGACCACGGCCGGCCGGATGGACTCCTACGTCGAGAAGTTCCAGGCGGCCGGTGGGTCGATGGTGATGCTCGCCAAGGGCAACCGGTCCAAGCAGGTCACCGACGCCTGCCAGGCCCACGGCGGGTTCTACCTCGGCTCGATCGGCGGCCCGGCGGCCCGCCTCGCCCAGGACTGCATCCGTCACGTCGAGGTGCTGGAGTTCCCGGAGCTCGGCATGGAGGCGGTCTGGAAGATCGAGGTCGAGGACTTCCCGGCCTTCATCGTGGTCGACGACAAGGGCAACGACTTCTTCGAAGCGGTGACGAAGCCGGTCCTGGGCATCGGCCGGCGCTGA